From the genome of Phoenix dactylifera cultivar Barhee BC4 chromosome 17, palm_55x_up_171113_PBpolish2nd_filt_p, whole genome shotgun sequence:
CTGGCTCGCAGAATATTGAAGTATTTTAGATTTAGTGTCAATTTATCTACCATTGGCAATACAATTTGCATTCCTTGTCCTCTCCAAGCACTTCTAACagtctcttcttttctcttctccagCAACAGTATATCGAAAGAAAAACTACTGAGGATGCTCGAAAACAGATGGTGATGAAGCCCTCCAAACGTCCAAAGAAGGGGCTCTAGGAATCTATCCATGGCTTCAAGTATTCTATCTGTACTATATCTTCTTCCCCAAGCGAATTGTGTTGTCACTCACCTGTATCAAAATTGCGGACAAATTTCCTGGTCCTTATATTACACATCTCATAATTGTGTAAATACCGAAGTTTCTTATTTAACATGCACATAACTTGTATGTTTTCTCATAAAATGGAGGGTTTCCACCAAAGAGATTTTATGCTAACCAGGCTTATCGCATGCAGAGTTCTACTTATCCAGGCAAGAGCAGTGCAAGCATAATGCCTATCCCTGACTATAATAGTCTGCCTGCAACCTGCAGGCTTTCTTCTTGGAGAAAGAAATCATGTAAAGAGATAACATTGCCGAGCAAATCTAATCTCTTCCAGACCCGTTGCTTTCTATGTTTTCTCACCTTGTGCTTGCTCAAACGATTCCTAGAAATCGTTCTTCTCGAACTGGGCAAAAGCTATGAGGCCACTCTGCTCTAGCTACATCCTTTGTCTTCCAAAGATGAAAGCTCTTAAAAAAAAGATGGAAGCTCTTAAAGAGCTTCACTCGTTCTTTGGGAAGATGGAAGGATAATTGCTTTTCAATTAAGCTAtttatctaatatttcatttctttgattttctgttCCTGGGCACTTGCTTGGAGGTTGTTATCTATGACTTCTTTGGTTAGGAGGCGGCATTTGATTTTGGTTTGAGTCTCAGTCGTCCAAGGATGAGATGGTGTAGAATAGAAAAGTGGGGATGGGTTCAACAAAAACCTATGatgttatcctttttttttctttttttttttacctaatAAACTGTATGGCACATACTCGTCTGGTACAAATACATCTCACAAAATCGAAAAAACAATACATCTCTAAACTGAATAGAAATACTAGAGTAAGACATCCATAAGATTTCACCGAAATGCTCATCCGTAAAAGTAGTCCCCTAGTTTACTGCTTTGTTCGCTTTCCAATAAATGAGTGACAGTAAATTAAATACAATTCTCAGCTAGTCTCTAAATATCCAACAATAAGGAATGTTCATTAGTATTTCCAATATATTTCGAAAACCATCCAATCACTATAGTCGAGTCGCCTTTAAGGAGAATATGATTAATCTTCAAGGATATAATAGCATACCACATTTCCTCACACGCAACCCGTAACTCTGAATAAAATTTTCGGGGAGAGCTTGTctgataaaattttatttattacaaTGCCTAGTGATGATACGCCGGATAGATTGCTATGGGGGGCATCGTGTATATCTAAGGTCAGGGCCAAGGAGCTTTACAAATTATTTAAAGATCATCCCCTATAGCAGAAAGGACAATGCATGGGGATGGAAGCTGCGAGTGCATCCTTAGCgtctttatttttataaaagctgGTATGGGATTGCATTTCGTACCATAGTGTGATTGTGATTTTTGCCCAAATATGAAGGACTCTACGACTAATGCTCTCTTTCAATATCCAATGATACTGCTGGCATGCTCTTCgtttgatcctaattttgattTTGAATGTCACTCCATCATCAGCTGCAAGACCATCGCCATCTGAAATGTTGTTCCCAGATAACATTTGTTGAAATTTGTCTCATCCATTTTAGTATGTTAGGCGTATCATTCAGACGAAAGGATTTGAATCAACCAATGATGAATATTGCATCAATCCTCTGTTATTATATGGATGTTGGATCGAACCAGATATATCACTCAGAGAGGTAAAAGTGAATCTGCTTGACAACATCTTTTGCATTTCCCTTGACGCCTCTCTCCTTTTATGAGTATTATTGATTTGTGTGCATCAAGAATTCTTATTTCCGAATTCCGATACTGCAATCAGGAGCAGCAAGTTATATTGGATGAGAAAATGAGCAATCTAGCTAATAATCACAACCAGTTGCTTCTTAGTTCAAATATTTTTGCGTGCCATCATCTGGTTGCAGTATGAAGTTGGTGGAAGCTTCAATTTTATCTGGGATTCAATGGTTTTTATTAACGCTTTGCGATTGTGGATGACCAAGATGCATGCTATATTCGTACGTACTAAGAATTTCAAGCGGAAGTTGGAGTGCCCCAACATTGACTGCCTTTGTACCCTTTCATGCAATTCACTAACGCAGCATCTGAAGTTTTTTCTCCCCTTTCTTTCTAAACATTAGCTGCATGTTCATACAATGACTTATTTTGACACCAATATTTTGTATTTAATGAGTCCGTCTATGCTGATTTATGAGGATGATCTAAGAGTGAATCTCGTAATGTCATGGTTGCCAGCTTCTTGAGTTTGTCGAGTTACAATTTTTCCGCTGAACTCAATTGGACAAAGTATTTTAATAACTATAGTTTACCGTACCGATCCGAATCAGATGATACAGAGCATGCTGTACCGTTTTAGTATCGATACTCGATATGAATAGCATATCGATACTTGGTACATCGAAAAAACTCTATAACATACCATACCGATAAAGTACTAGCATCGCACTGATATATGGTTCGGTATCAATACAGcgaattttgttaataactgTGGCTGACTGAATATTTTGTCGATCACATGTTTGAGAAgtgtttttcctctctcttggcATTGTTTGACGCGTGTAATCATGAGTATTTTTCAAATTGAAAGGTAAAAAAGGATTTGAGAAAACCTATACCCGCTCGAGCTTCCATGCCTGGTGGGATTTATTATTTAAAGaatgttaaagaacaaggggaAATCAAATGACCACATCCCTGACCACCCAAATCTTCGGCCCTGGCCTGGTAGTCTCAAAACATTCTCAGAAGCACACTAGAGAGCCAGCCTTCTCATCAAAGATGAGAATTTGACATGCAATGACACACGTGAGACCGTCTGCTTGTCATCCAAGGTTTTTTATGATAATTTTGACCAACACAAAACTTCAAACTTTCGAGTGTAAAACAGCTTCTTTTGAGACTTTCGACAAACACTTACCGCGCAAGAAGAGCTTCAATCATTTGGAGCAGATGGCCTTGAGCTTTTCCGCAGCCGATTCATCCACAGAGTactaaaatgaaagaaagaatcaCTAGATTTGAGAACAATTCCTCTACAGTGGATTCGTGGAAGAGAACTAAACAATGGAAGGATGGGAAGAGGAGGGGGGATGGAACCTTGTTGAGGACCCAGGTGGAGTGGGCATAGGCTCGGTGGAAGAGCTCGTCGAGGGAGGTGGAGTCGTCGAGGTCACGGTAGTTGACGAAGTTCTCCCGCGCGTACTTGGCGTAGTACGGCCTCGTCTCCGGCGGGAGACGCCGGACCAGCCGCAGCACCTCCTTGTACGCCCCCAGAGCTCTCTTCATCTTTCTCTTGATTCCGCGAGGACAAGAATGGTCTGAACCCTCCGCAAGTTGCTTAATTGAACTCGAACACTGGTTGCAGGTTTGAGCTGGGTGTCGTAAGATCAAGTCGTCATGTTCGATCGGAATAGCGAAGGGGCTAAGACTGCAAATGAGTAGAGTTGACCCGTGATCTGACCCATGACCCTATCTAGCCTACTAAGATCCGACTTGACTCATTTCGGAAGACCTATGGAGGCAGATTGGGTCCTCAAATTGAACTCGTTCCATTTTTTAGGTCGGATCTGGATTTACCAAAATTAGACCTAACCCAacctgttgtggttcaaatctggcccgatGGTGACCACGCCGAAGGAGTCGGAGGGCTGCCGAAGTGCGAAGGACGACAAGAAGAGCCACCTCCCACGATCAATCgaggtacctgcacaaagcctcaccggtgtttccggtgaaggtcctccgacgatcaagttagagtgaagCTTAGTAGGTCTAGCCAAAAGTCTCCTCAATATTACCTGTCGGAGGATTTTATAGTCCCGGTAGGGATACTCAAGTAGAGGAggtatggcccgttcccatTATGAGGGGGAGTGGCACACaaccagagcttgcttgtggcgcgcggTAGAGTCCGTTCTTGAAAACGGTAAGACGTTGACAGTCGTAACAGGGTATGGCCGGAGTAGCATGATGTTATGTTTGGACTGCCGTGGGCCAGCTAGCAAAGCGTAGCGTAGTAGCGTTGCGatgtacggccacgtaggaGGGCGTGGGCATGCACATGGGTACGACCATCGGCAAGGCCGAACTCGTTGAGAGGTCGCATCATGCATTTGGCGAGATAGGCTTGACGGGTGCCGAAGTGTGTCCGACGAAATGCCCCGAGCTCAGGGGTCGGGGCGTATAATTGGagagggcgccccgagcttggccGGAGCGCGTCGACGAGCAAGAAGGTCGCCCCAAGCTTGGCCGCGGCGCGTCAGCGAGCAAGGAGGGTGCCCTGAGCTTGGTCGGGGTGCATCGGCGAATATCCGAGGTTGAAGGAGCTTTCGGCGGAGTCCAGAGCTGGGCTGATTCCAGACCGAACCGAGGACACATCTAGTTGAGGTTGATGCCTATCAGGCCAAAGCTGGGTGGCCTCTTTTGCCGTGGGCTGAACGATCCATTTCGCCCCCTATCACAacctatttgaaatttgaataattttagattttcaaTTTTACGACCTACCTCGACCTGACTcgaatctgtaaaattatttgaagTCGCGGGGGGTACAAGTTCTGAAGCCATAAATGAGTTGATCTGACTCGAACCCGAACTAGACCCGAATTTTTTGGATTAAGTTTGGATTATATATAAACTCGACCTGACCCGAACGACCTATTGAGTCAAAAATTATAAcgacggacccgacccgatcttttaTGAGGTTGGGTCTACGTTCAAAATTAAGATTCGAACAAAAAAACTAAATAGGGTCGGGCCCAACCCAACCCATTAGCGGTACCAGCTAAAAATCGAGAATTACAGCTAAGTTTGAAGAGACTAGTTAGCCTCAAATTAGGAGAGGAGGTCCCAAATAATCTTGGGCAGCCTTCATTTGGAGTTCTCAAACAACTTTGATCGGTCGAATTTTTAATAAATGGGATGTTTAATGAGTCCTGGATATATGGCTGGAATTGGTAGCATGCCTCTGGTCACCCAACTGGCTTCCAATGGCTATGACCATCCGGGGAATGCCTTCtaagaaataaaaggaggacACTGTGGAGAATTAACTGTCAGCAAACAAGAACCAGCTTGTTACCAGACTCCAATTACCAATCTCCACACGATGCCTGATTAAACTGGAAGCATGAATTGGACAAAGTCATCACTTAACAGTAGCGGCCATGCAATGCCATCGCATGATGGCATCGCCAAGCCACATGAAATTGCTGAGTCTGAGGGAACCAGGGGGAGGGAGGGGAATTGGTATTGTTTCAACAACATGACGTTGAAGTATACCGGATCACTAGAACATTGGGCGGATGAGAGAGACAGAGAAGTCTATCCACGCCTGGAAGCACGTTGCATCACCAAGAAGATATGGAAACAAGCACCATGCTTATAACTGATATGGATCATTTACCATAGAAGATGCGCAATGAAGCATTAAGTGCTAATTATCTTAACAATTCCACCTATTTTGCTTGCCTGCATGAATACCAACCAAAAGCAAGAAGAAACAACCTAGCACAATGCACCTCTTTCAACCCTAGAAACAACGAatcattaaataataataataataataaagaatgGCCCAATACACAAGATTCTTGCTATTTTAGAAAGCTGAATATATGCAAATATTTCAAACCTATGATCTCCAAATAAACAACTTTTCTGCTCCTCCAAGGCTCACCCTAAGAAATAACATAGCATATGGTATGAAAAGTCCCACATTCGCAGCAAATGATGATAAGGATCTGATCCTCAAAGTGGTGGCAGTGCCAACCCTAGCACAAAGAGGAGCCACATCCAATAATACAAAGGCTATAGAAAACAATCAAGTGGGCATGATAGTCGATTATGGCTAATGACAGAACAAAccagaaaattttgaattacAGAACGACTGCTAGGTTGTCTCCCCTGACTGCAACATCCTCCACTGGAGTTGATCATTCTCATCATTAGCTAACTGCTATTACCATTTGCAAAGCTTTCTAGGATGTGGTTATCAGTCTTTATCGCAAAGGCAACCAAGCAATGGTTTAGCTCTCGCAAAACGATAGCTCGGTGCCTTTGCTATCTAAGGATGTCTGCCTGGAAGACTAATTCCTAACTAATTGAGATACTGTCATGCTGACAGACTTGAGCCGCACGTAAGGTTCAAGTTCAAACCTTCTGGTGCTAGTCAAGTTAGGGAAAAGCCGATGACTAAAAGAAATTCAGATACAACCACAGCAACTGATAAAATGATGGCTCACAActaagcaccacaatgaaaataGAGAACAACTTCATAAATAGCTCTTAAGCATGAATGCCACATCTGTTGTCTTTAAATAAAATTACATGGAAGAATATTTCAGCAGTATGTGAACGGTGATGCAGTTCAAACCTCCATTGAATGAGCCTTGTCATTTGAAATTGGTCTGGCTCCTTCCCAGAGTTCCCTTAGTTCATTTCTTGACCATGACAGGAAGATAACAGGCCCCAAAGTTGACGGAACCTGCAGTGTACGATCAACAATGGCTGTCATCTTGCAATCtgattattttttaatgatttatGCAATTTTATATATACACTCCTAATTTTGGGATGTATACTACTCTTGTTTCTCTGCCTCAGAACAAGAGTAGCTATACTATTTGAGACATACAACACCAGAGGTGGAGCCTCATGGAAGCACTCGGGAATTGGGTTTAGTAACAGAACAGATGCCAAAGCCTTTcgattaactttttttttagtaTTAAAACAGAAGTATTTATAATTAAGCTTCATGAGGTCCGCCAGCCTTTGATGTTTAAGACATGAATAATAACAAGAATAAAaggatatttcaaaaatgatttaTGGCCTCAATTCTAATAGATTGATCTAGATAAAAGTAATAGGTGAGTTGGTATTAATGTTTCATACAAATTTGTCAGATTCCTATACAGAGAATACTTGTGACAGCAACAGCATATGCATACTGCGTGAAGGCACTGGCTTATGAAGAAAACTAATATTGAACACGGATGAAAACAATTGATACCTCAGATGAATGAAACTCACCAGATAAAGAAGAGCAGGTTGAGGAGACTGACTCAAGATCCCAGCAGCCAAAGCAGTGATCAGTCCAGCTGCATAACCAGAAAGTCCATACCATATATATTTATGCCCTTTTGAGGAAAAGGTCTCCAATGAAATGTCCATATCTCTATTCTTTCGATGGTCAAAACAGAAGACCAAAGCTAGAAGCATTCCAGGAATGGCCTACAGAATCAGCAAAACCTTTGTTATGGTAATTTAGTTGGAAAGTTAATGAAACAGGCAGAGTAATCGTGGCTGTAGATAAATAGACATGTAAAAATTTGGAAGTTCAAATAAACAGGCTAAAAACATATTCAAGTGCTCTGCATCATTATTCGTAGATAGCATGCAACAATTTCAGTTCAACCTCAATAAAATGTACCATTACCCAATCAAAGATATGGTGACAAAATataaaagtgaaaatatatgatgacaaaatatagaAGTAAAAACTAAACTGAAACATCATGCAACTAATGCTTTCCCAACAGATGAAAGAGGAATCGTTTTAGACTATAGCCAGCCAAAAAAGATAAGACATACCACACAATTTCAGCCCCCATTATGTAGGCAACGATAAGTATAGATTTTACCCATCAAAAGACAGAATTTGAGATGTTCAGTTCATAAAAGACGAAAGGATTGCAAAGTTGCATTGACTAGATAATTGCAAGAAGTTGCTTCATCTGTAAAGCAAAATTTTGCTCAGCTTAAAGAATTAGACATCTGAATTATTTGGGTCTGTGTAAATATAGACACAATATACAAATATAATAACCTTCCACAATGACAAGAGAAACTGACCTTTCCCATTTATGCATTTGCTTATTTCTCTTGTTTCTTGTTACTGCATTAAGCATGATACATTAACTAGCAAAATCTAGGGAATATGTCCACCTCTTGATTTACAAAAAGGAGGCAGGCACCACTAGAATTGGAGAAAAAAGAGTGTTGCAGTTGGGGTGTAACTTGGACAAACCTGTAAGATTTAAATTAAGAATAATAAAACTGAGAAAATTCAAGGATCAGAAGGACTCAGAGTGTTGGATATAATCCAACACATATCTGAAACAAGCCAGGTACAATATGCATACAGAATTAGGATAGCCATATGCAATTTTTCTCGGgcctattttattatatataaagtaaataaaaaataagaaaaatccaTGAACTTCGCATGGAAAACAGAGCTCTTTCCCTTTTCTCCTAAAGTCTTAATGCCTTCTACACTATGCTAGCTATGCCATCCACTATCAAACCTCCATTCCTTCCCACCATAAGCCATGCCGCACACTGATCATGATCCCGAGTAGCTACCAGCCAAGCCAAAGCTCCAAAAATGCTCCATTAACTATATATTGAAGAGGCTCCTACAACACCAGAAGAACAAGCGCTTCATGGTTTAATGGCCCCAGTGCTTCAGCATCCCTGTCACCCCTGCCGCTTGTATCTCCTGCACCAACACTACCTCCATCATCCGCACC
Proteins encoded in this window:
- the LOC103705535 gene encoding LYR motif-containing protein At3g19508; the encoded protein is MKRALGAYKEVLRLVRRLPPETRPYYAKYARENFVNYRDLDDSTSLDELFHRAYAHSTWVLNKYSVDESAAEKLKAICSK